One window from the genome of Oryctolagus cuniculus chromosome 1, mOryCun1.1, whole genome shotgun sequence encodes:
- the TMEM223 gene encoding transmembrane protein 223, translating to MAAPCSRCVFGLLRAQPPVFLHRSLYSATPPRDVLLFQHERGRFFTILGLFCAGQGVFWASLSVAVFSRPPVPAQPRDAAPSRWDLRSALWRYGLAVGCGAIGTLVLAAGLLFSLRSVRSVMLRAGGQQVTLTTHAPFGWGAHITVPLNQVSCMAHRGEVPAVLPLKVKGRRFYFLLDKAGHFPNTQLFDNTVGAYRSL from the exons ATGGCGGCGCCCTGCTCGCGGTGTGTCTTTGGGCTTCTCCGTGCGCAGCCGCCTGTGTTCCTGCATCGGTCCCTGTACAGTGCGACCCCACCGCGGGACGTGCTCCTCTTCCAGCATGAACGGGGCCGCTTCTTCACTATCCTCGGGCTGTTCTGTGCGGGCCAGGGCGTCTTCTGGGCTTCCCTGAGCGTGGCCGTCTTTTCCCGACCCCCAGTCCCAGCGCAGCCTCGGGATGCAGCTCCTAGCCGCTGGGACCTGCGTTCCGCCCTCTGGCGGTATGGGCTCGCCGTCGGCTGTGGCGCCATCG GAACCCTGGTGCTTGCTGCcggtcttcttttctctctccggTCTGTGCGTTCAGTGATGCTTCgggctggagggcagcaggtgacactCACCACTCATGCCCCCTTTGGCTGGGGGGCCCACATCACTGTCCCCTTGaaccaggtctcctgcatggccCACCGGGGTGAAGTCCCTGCTGTGTTACCTCTGAAGGTCAAAGGCAGGCGCTTCTACTTCCTCCTGGACAAGGCTGGACACTTCCCCAACACTCAGCTCTTTGACAACACTGTGGGTGCCTACCGGAGCTTGTAA